DNA from bacterium BMS3Abin02:
ACAGAAGCGCACGTGACCTTCAGCCGTAGTTATTGCCCAGGTTCATGTGATTCAATGGTTTCAGATAACCATTCCCTATGTTTTCGGAGGATCTCCCATGATCGCGTCGAAGAATGTTCGGATCATCGCAACGGTCATCATCCTTTTTGGCCTCCTGTTCACACTCGCCGGAGCCGCCACCTGGTTGACGGTCCGTTCCGCTCTCGCCGACGAGCACATCACCGTATCGAAAGATGCGGCGAGTTTCGGCGGCAAGTCGGTCACGGGTCCGCTCACGGCCTACGCACAGGCCGAGATCATCAAGGAACATGCCCTGAAGGCGACAGGCGGCAAGACCTACGCTCAACTGGATCGTGAAGATCCTGTCCGGCAGACGGCGATGACCGCCTCCTTCCTGCGGGCGTCGCTGTTCACCTCCGTAGTCGCTTTCGGCGTCGCGGCCATGGCGATCGGACTCGGATTGGTCCTGATACTGATCGGTTTCGTGGTGCTCAAAGCCGCTGAGGGCTTCGCAAGCCTTTCGAGGAGGGCGCCGACCGCCCTATGACCGTTTGGGCGAACCAGCCGGCTGCGCGACCCCCACCGACCAGGTGGGGGTCGCTTTCGTGGGAGACCTCCAGGCCATCCAAGTACCCTTGTGTCATGTACGAGAAGAAACGGATCGAGATACTCGGTCACACGATGGCCTACGTCGAGGTCGGCCAGGGCAACCCAATCGTGTTCTTGCACGGCAACCCGACGTCGTCATACCTGTGGCGCAACGTCATCCCCCACCTCGAGGGCCTTGGGAGATGCATCGCCCCCGACCTGATCGGCATGGGCGATTCGGACAAGATCCCGGGATCGGAGTACCGGTTCGTCGATCATGCCGCTCATCTCGAAGCCTTCCTGCACGCCCTCGAGGTCCAAGACCGCGTGGTCCTCGTGCTGCACGACTGGGGTTCCGGGCTCGGCTTCGACTGGGCTCGGCGGCACCGTGCGGCCGTCAACGGCGTCGTATACATGGAGGCCATCGTGCGTCCCGTCACGTGGGAGGAGTGGCCTGAGACGGCCAGGCCGATATTCGAAGCGATGCGATCCCCTGCCGGAGAAGAGATCATCCTCGACAAGAACATCTTCGTGGAACGGATCCTGCCGGCATCGATCATGCGCACGCTCACCGACGAGGAGATGAACGAGTATCGCCGGCCCTATCTGAATCCCGGGGAGGACCGCCGGCCGATGCTGACCTGGCCACGGGAGATCCCCATCAACGGAGAGCCCGCGGACGTGCACCAGATCGTTTCGCGCTACTCGAGATGGCTGTCGACATCGCTTGTCTCCAAGCTGTTCATCAACGCCGACCCCGGCATCATCCTCACCGGATCGCAACGGGAGTTCTGCAAGACGTGGCCGACCCAGGAAGAGGTGACAGTACGGGGTCTGCACTTCATCCAAGAGGACTCACCACATGAGATCGGTGAGGCGATCGCCCGTTTCGTCCGTAGGATCGAATAGTTGTATCGAAACGCCACAAGAACGTGAGAGTTCGCATCGAGATACTCGGAGCGGTCCAGGGCGTGGGTTTTCGCCCCTACGTCTACCGCCTCGCAGCCGAGGAGGACCTCGCCGGATGGGTGGTCAACGACACCCGGGGAGTGTTCATCGAGGTGGAAGGACCGGAGGAGGCGATCACCCTGTTCATGGATCGCCTCCCGGTGGAGCACCCGCCTCTCGCGCACATCGAGTCGATACGCAGCGTCGAGACCGGACCTCTCCACGAACAGCACTTCCACATCAGGCCCAGTGACCACCACGGAGCCAAGACGACGTTGATCCTTCCGGATGCCGCGACGTGTGCAGCCTGCACGAGTGAAGTCTTCGATCCCCAGGATCGCCGTTTCCGCTACCCGTTCACGAACTGCACGAACTGCGGGCCCCGGTTCAGCATCATCGCCGACCTGCCCTACGACCGACCGAACACGACGATGGCCGGATTCACCATGTGCGACCGGTGCCGCACGGAGTATGAAGATCCCGCGAACCGCCGTTTCCATGCCCAACCGAACGCCTGTCCGGACTGCGGGCCGCAACTCGAGCTGTGGGAGCCCGACGACGGCCGATTCCTTCCCACTGCCCGCAGCGATGAGGCGCTGGCCGGCGCTGCAGCGGCACTTGCCGCCGGCGAGATCGTCGCAGTGAAGGGCCTCGGGGGGTTCCACCTGATGGCCGACGCCGGCAGTGCGAAAGCGATCTCGACGCTGCGAAGCCGCAAACCCCGACCCGACAAGCCACTTGCATTGATGGCTCGCGACCTCGATCAGGTTCGGACGCTCGTCGAGACCGATCGCGTTGCGGAAGCACTACTCGCCTCTCCTGAGGCGCCGATCGTCCTGTTGCGCCGGAGGCCGGGGGCACCTGCAGCCGCAAGGGTGGCACCCGACAACCCGACCCTGGGCGTCATGCTTGCGTACACGCCGCTGCATCATCTCTTGCTCGACAGCGTCGGCTTTCCGGTCGTCGCGACGAGCGGAAACCTGACCGACGAGCCGATCTGCACGAGTTCGGCCGACGCCATCGAACGTCTCGGCCACATCGCAGACCGTTTCCTCGTCCACGATCGGCCAATCCAGCGGCACGTCGATGACAGCGTCGCCTGGATCGTCAACGGCCACGCGAGCCTGCTGCGGAGGGCTCGCGGCTACGCACCGATGCCGGTCCCGCTGTCGCATCCCACTCCTCCGATTCTCGCCGTGGGTGCTCACCTGAAGAGCACGGTCACTCTGGCGATCGGCGGAAGGGCTTTCGTCGGTCAGCACATCGGGGACCTCGAGACGCCGCAAGCGCAGGAGGCGTTCGAGAGGGTCATCATGGACTTCCTCCGGATCTATGAGGTCACTCCGCAGGTGATCGCCCACGACCTGCACCCTGACTATGTTTCGACGAGATGGGCCCACGCCTCGAACCTCACCGATCGACTGGTCGCCGTGCAGCACCATCATGCCCACCTGGCCTCCTGCCTTGCGGAGAACCAGACCGATGGGCCGGCACTCGGGATCACCTGGGACGGTACCGGTTACGGGAGTGACGGGACCGTCTGGGGCGGGGAGTTCCTCTTCGGTGACGCCTCAGGGTTCGATCGCGTGGCCCACCTGAGAACGTTCAGGCTTCCCGGCGGGGACGCAGCCGTCGCGGAACCGAGACGGGTTGCGCTTGCGTTGCTCTGGGAACGCCTCGGCGAGGACGCCCTCGAGCGCCCCGAGGTGCGCCGGGCATTCACGGACGCGGAGCTGCTCCCGCTGAGTCGCATGCTACAGACGGGATTCCGTGCCCCTCGGACGTCGAGTGTCGGGCGCCTCTTCGACGGCGTTGCCTCGCTGCTCGATCTGCACCAACGTGTCTCCTTCGAGGGACAAGGGGCGATGGCACTCGAGTTTGCCGCCGATCCGACCGTCGACGATGCGTACCCGCGGATGGAAGGAGCGATCCTCGACTGGGGTCCGCTGCTCGATGCGATCATCGATGACCTCGCGCGAGGGACGGCCGCCGGCGTGATCGCTGCCCGTTTCCACAATGCGCTGACAACCTCGATCGTCGGGGTCGCTCGGCGCATCGACACTCCCCGGGTCGCCCTCACCGGCGGGTGTTTCCAGAACCGGCGGCTCACCGAGCGCACGACAGAGG
Protein-coding regions in this window:
- the linB gene encoding haloalkane dehalogenase: MTVWANQPAARPPPTRWGSLSWETSRPSKYPCVMYEKKRIEILGHTMAYVEVGQGNPIVFLHGNPTSSYLWRNVIPHLEGLGRCIAPDLIGMGDSDKIPGSEYRFVDHAAHLEAFLHALEVQDRVVLVLHDWGSGLGFDWARRHRAAVNGVVYMEAIVRPVTWEEWPETARPIFEAMRSPAGEEIILDKNIFVERILPASIMRTLTDEEMNEYRRPYLNPGEDRRPMLTWPREIPINGEPADVHQIVSRYSRWLSTSLVSKLFINADPGIILTGSQREFCKTWPTQEEVTVRGLHFIQEDSPHEIGEAIARFVRRIE
- the hypF gene encoding carbamoyltransferase HypF, whose translation is MRVRIEILGAVQGVGFRPYVYRLAAEEDLAGWVVNDTRGVFIEVEGPEEAITLFMDRLPVEHPPLAHIESIRSVETGPLHEQHFHIRPSDHHGAKTTLILPDAATCAACTSEVFDPQDRRFRYPFTNCTNCGPRFSIIADLPYDRPNTTMAGFTMCDRCRTEYEDPANRRFHAQPNACPDCGPQLELWEPDDGRFLPTARSDEALAGAAAALAAGEIVAVKGLGGFHLMADAGSAKAISTLRSRKPRPDKPLALMARDLDQVRTLVETDRVAEALLASPEAPIVLLRRRPGAPAAARVAPDNPTLGVMLAYTPLHHLLLDSVGFPVVATSGNLTDEPICTSSADAIERLGHIADRFLVHDRPIQRHVDDSVAWIVNGHASLLRRARGYAPMPVPLSHPTPPILAVGAHLKSTVTLAIGGRAFVGQHIGDLETPQAQEAFERVIMDFLRIYEVTPQVIAHDLHPDYVSTRWAHASNLTDRLVAVQHHHAHLASCLAENQTDGPALGITWDGTGYGSDGTVWGGEFLFGDASGFDRVAHLRTFRLPGGDAAVAEPRRVALALLWERLGEDALERPEVRRAFTDAELLPLSRMLQTGFRAPRTSSVGRLFDGVASLLDLHQRVSFEGQGAMALEFAADPTVDDAYPRMEGAILDWGPLLDAIIDDLARGTAAGVIAARFHNALTTSIVGVARRIDTPRVALTGGCFQNRRLTERTTEALHDAGYEVLLHRLVPPNDGGISLGQVAVAAASLRGGQESAG